A window of Eubacteriaceae bacterium ES3 contains these coding sequences:
- a CDS encoding VOC family protein, whose translation MKLGWVTLMVKNLDESLAFFMDVVGLAITRRIQAGPGVELAFLCDGESQVELICNQNNPEINPGNAISLGFEVNSLEAKMASLKEQGIEILGGPLKPNPHIQFIYVLDPNGFKIQFFENI comes from the coding sequence ATGAAATTAGGATGGGTTACTTTAATGGTTAAGAATTTGGATGAGTCACTTGCTTTCTTTATGGACGTTGTCGGCTTGGCAATAACCAGAAGGATACAGGCTGGTCCCGGCGTTGAACTGGCTTTTTTATGTGATGGAGAATCCCAGGTTGAGTTGATCTGCAATCAGAATAATCCGGAAATAAATCCCGGCAATGCGATATCACTTGGTTTTGAAGTAAACTCACTTGAAGCGAAAATGGCTTCACTTAAAGAACAGGGAATTGAGATTCTTGGTGGTCCTTTGAAACCTAACCCGCATATTCAATTCATTTATGTATTGGATCCCAACGGTTTTAAAATTCAATTCTTTGAAAATATCTAA